From Streptomyces sp. TLI_235, a single genomic window includes:
- a CDS encoding nicotinamidase/pyrazinamidase: protein MHRALIVVDVQNDFCEGGSLAVGGGAEVAAAITDLIADAAPGYAHIVATRDHHIDPGAHFSDEPDYVTSWPVHCVAGTEGVGFHPNFAPSVTSGAIEAVFDKGAHSAAYSGFEGIDENGGTLAAWLRERGVTEVDVVGIATDHCVKATALDAAREGFATRVLLDLTAGVAAGTTEAALGELRTAGVELNGTPVLH from the coding sequence ATGCACCGGGCCCTGATCGTCGTCGACGTGCAGAACGACTTCTGCGAGGGCGGCAGTCTGGCCGTCGGCGGCGGCGCCGAAGTGGCCGCCGCCATCACCGACCTGATCGCCGACGCCGCCCCCGGCTACGCGCACATCGTCGCCACCCGCGACCACCACATCGACCCCGGGGCGCACTTCTCCGACGAGCCGGACTACGTCACCTCCTGGCCCGTGCACTGCGTGGCCGGCACCGAGGGCGTCGGCTTCCACCCCAACTTCGCGCCCTCGGTCACCTCGGGCGCGATCGAGGCGGTCTTCGACAAGGGCGCGCACTCGGCCGCGTACAGCGGCTTCGAGGGCATCGACGAGAACGGCGGGACGCTGGCCGCCTGGCTGCGCGAGCGGGGCGTGACCGAGGTGGACGTGGTCGGCATCGCCACCGACCACTGCGTGAAGGCCACCGCGCTCGACGCCGCCCGCGAGGGCTTCGCCACCCGGGTGCTGCTCGACCTGACGGCCGGTGTCGCGGCCGGCACCACCGAGGCCGCCCTTGGCGAACTGCGCACTGCCGGTGTCGAGTTGAACGGCACTCCGGTGCTGCACTGA
- a CDS encoding nicotinate phosphoribosyltransferase, with the protein MDAITAHRSTALLTDRYELTMLQAALRSGAAHRRSVFEVFTRRLPNGRRYGVVAGTGRVLDAVEHFRFTGPQLDWLADQKVVDDATLRFLADYRFTGDIHGYPEGEVYFPGSPLLTVEGSFAEAVILETLILSILNYDSAIAAAASRMTAAAGDRPVIEMGARRAHEAAAVSAARAAYIAGFSATSDLEAGFTHGIPTTGTAAHAFTLLHDSEREAFTAQIDSMGRGTTLLIDTYDLAEAVRTAVDVAGPDLGAVRIDSGDLTLLAHRVRRQLDDLGAHKTRIIVTSDLDEYAIAALAAAPVDGYGVGTSLVTGSGHPTCAMVYKLVARESVPGGPLVPVAKRSAGGKTSTGGRKWAARRTDADGVAEAEVVGTGPVPAPLEPQLLHVPLVRDGEVVGREPLEAARERHRRARGTLPMSATQLSKGEPVIVTELLSGATAAG; encoded by the coding sequence ATGGACGCCATCACCGCGCACCGCTCCACCGCGCTGCTCACCGACCGCTACGAGCTGACCATGCTGCAGGCCGCCCTGCGCAGCGGTGCCGCACACCGCCGATCGGTCTTCGAGGTGTTCACCCGCCGCCTGCCGAACGGCCGCCGCTACGGCGTGGTCGCCGGCACCGGCCGGGTCCTCGACGCCGTGGAGCACTTCCGGTTCACCGGCCCCCAGCTGGACTGGCTGGCCGACCAGAAGGTGGTCGACGACGCGACCCTGCGCTTCCTCGCCGACTACCGCTTCACCGGCGACATCCACGGCTACCCGGAGGGCGAGGTGTACTTCCCCGGCTCGCCGCTGCTGACCGTCGAGGGCAGCTTCGCCGAGGCGGTGATCCTGGAGACGCTGATCCTCTCGATCCTCAACTACGACTCGGCGATCGCCGCCGCGGCCTCCCGGATGACCGCCGCCGCCGGCGACCGCCCGGTGATCGAGATGGGCGCCCGCCGGGCCCACGAGGCCGCCGCCGTCTCCGCCGCCCGCGCCGCCTACATCGCCGGCTTCAGCGCCACCTCCGACCTGGAGGCCGGCTTCACCCACGGCATCCCGACCACCGGCACCGCCGCACACGCCTTCACCCTGCTGCACGACAGCGAGCGGGAGGCCTTCACCGCCCAGATCGACTCGATGGGCCGCGGCACCACGCTGCTCATCGACACCTACGACCTGGCCGAGGCCGTCCGCACCGCCGTCGACGTGGCCGGGCCGGACCTCGGGGCGGTCCGCATCGACTCCGGCGACCTGACGCTGCTCGCCCACCGGGTGCGCCGCCAACTCGACGACCTGGGCGCGCACAAGACCCGGATCATCGTCACCTCCGACCTCGACGAGTACGCCATCGCCGCGCTCGCCGCCGCACCGGTCGACGGCTACGGCGTGGGCACCAGCCTGGTCACCGGCAGCGGCCACCCAACCTGCGCGATGGTCTACAAGCTGGTCGCCCGGGAGAGCGTGCCCGGCGGTCCGCTGGTGCCGGTCGCCAAGCGCTCGGCCGGCGGCAAGACCAGCACCGGCGGCCGCAAGTGGGCCGCGCGGCGCACCGACGCGGACGGCGTCGCCGAGGCCGAGGTCGTCGGCACCGGCCCGGTGCCCGCCCCGCTGGAGCCGCAGCTGCTGCACGTGCCGCTGGTGCGCGACGGCGAGGTCGTGGGGCGCGAACCCCTGGAGGCGGCGCGCGAGCGCCACCGGCGCGCCCGCGGCACGCTCCCGATGTCGGCCACCCAGCTGTCGAAGGGCGAGCCCGTGATCGTGACCGAGCTGCTGAGCGGCGCGACCGCCGCCGGGTGA
- a CDS encoding ATP-dependent Clp protease adaptor protein ClpS codes for MSVAPVEIERPEVESLPAVEPDTPWVTIVHNDPVNLMSYVQYVFQAYFGYPKDKARKLMMEVHTKGRAVVSSGTREEMERDVQAMHGYGLWATLQHD; via the coding sequence GTGAGTGTCGCGCCGGTCGAGATCGAGCGCCCGGAGGTCGAAAGTCTGCCGGCGGTGGAACCGGACACACCGTGGGTGACGATCGTCCACAACGACCCGGTGAATCTGATGAGCTACGTCCAGTACGTGTTCCAGGCCTACTTCGGCTACCCGAAGGACAAGGCCAGGAAGCTCATGATGGAGGTGCACACCAAGGGGCGTGCCGTCGTCTCCAGCGGCACCCGCGAGGAGATGGAGCGCGACGTGCAGGCGATGCACGGCTACGGGCTCTGGGCCACCCTCCAGCACGACTGA
- a CDS encoding D-serine/D-alanine/glycine:proton symporter (AAT family), protein MADQRYDEVIDTEPDEEGYARGLGSRQIQMIAIGGAIGTGLFLGAGTAISKAGPSLILSYAVAGLVIFVIMRALGELLTYRPVSGSFSEYAREFLGPFAGFVTGWTYWLFWVVTGMAETTAAAVYVRYWAPGVPQWASALAFLVLLYGANLISVKLFGEIEFWFSMVKVTAILGMILIGVGVLTLGFSDAGDTASVTHLWADGGFFPKGVGATVMTLQIVMFAYLGVELVGVTAGESEDPARTLPRAINTLPWRIALFYIGALVIILSLVPWQEFAPGVSPFVAAFEKVGIPAGASVINFVVLTAALSSCNSGMYSTGRMLRDLALRGQAPGRLTALNSRRTPAAAITVSCLLMGVGVVLNYLAPAKAFEYVTSVATVCGLWTWAVILVAQIRYRRAWQDGRLPAPTFKAPGGSWPSRLALAFLVLVVVLIGFDEDARISLYVFPVWAALLTAGYLVLARIRPEAVQGHGREHLDAGVGR, encoded by the coding sequence ATGGCCGATCAGCGCTACGACGAGGTGATCGACACCGAGCCGGACGAGGAGGGCTACGCCCGCGGGCTGGGCAGCCGCCAGATCCAGATGATCGCCATCGGCGGCGCGATCGGCACCGGCCTCTTCCTCGGCGCCGGCACGGCGATCTCCAAGGCCGGCCCCAGCCTGATCCTCAGTTATGCGGTGGCCGGCCTGGTGATCTTCGTCATCATGCGCGCGCTCGGCGAACTCCTCACCTACCGCCCGGTCTCCGGCAGCTTCTCGGAGTACGCCCGGGAGTTCCTCGGCCCGTTCGCCGGCTTCGTCACCGGCTGGACGTACTGGCTGTTCTGGGTGGTCACCGGCATGGCCGAGACCACCGCGGCCGCCGTCTACGTGCGGTACTGGGCTCCCGGTGTCCCGCAGTGGGCCAGTGCGCTGGCCTTCCTGGTGCTGCTCTACGGCGCCAACCTGATCTCGGTGAAGCTCTTCGGCGAGATCGAGTTCTGGTTCTCGATGGTCAAGGTCACCGCCATCCTCGGCATGATCCTGATCGGCGTCGGCGTGCTCACCCTCGGCTTCTCCGACGCCGGCGACACCGCCTCGGTCACCCACCTGTGGGCCGACGGCGGCTTCTTCCCCAAGGGCGTCGGCGCGACCGTGATGACCCTTCAGATCGTCATGTTCGCCTACCTCGGCGTCGAACTGGTCGGTGTCACCGCCGGCGAGAGCGAGGACCCGGCCCGCACCCTGCCGCGCGCCATCAACACTCTGCCCTGGCGGATCGCGCTGTTCTACATCGGCGCCCTGGTGATCATCCTCTCGCTCGTCCCGTGGCAGGAGTTCGCGCCTGGCGTCAGCCCGTTCGTCGCCGCGTTCGAGAAGGTCGGCATCCCGGCCGGCGCCTCCGTCATCAACTTCGTGGTGCTCACCGCCGCCCTCTCCTCCTGCAACTCCGGCATGTACTCCACCGGTCGGATGCTCCGCGACCTCGCGCTGCGCGGCCAGGCGCCCGGCCGGCTCACCGCGCTCAACTCCCGCCGCACCCCGGCCGCCGCGATCACCGTCTCCTGCCTGCTCATGGGGGTCGGAGTGGTGCTCAACTACCTCGCCCCGGCGAAGGCCTTCGAGTACGTGACCTCGGTCGCCACCGTCTGCGGCCTGTGGACCTGGGCGGTCATCCTGGTCGCCCAGATCCGCTACCGCCGCGCCTGGCAGGACGGCCGGCTGCCCGCCCCCACCTTCAAGGCCCCCGGCGGCAGCTGGCCGAGCCGGCTCGCGCTCGCCTTCCTCGTCCTGGTCGTCGTCCTGATCGGCTTCGACGAGGACGCCCGGATCTCGCTGTACGTCTTCCCGGTCTGGGCCGCCCTGCTGACCGCCGGCTACCTGGTGCTCGCCCGCATCCGCCCCGAGGCCGTGCAGGGGCATGGCCGCGAGCATCTGGACGCGGGCGTCGGACGCTGA
- a CDS encoding proteasome lid subunit RPN8/RPN11 — protein sequence MLTITRELRDRIVAHARADHPDEACGVVAGPEGSGRPERFVPMLNAARSPTFYEFDSGDLLKLYREMDDRDEVPVIVYHSHTATEAYPSRTDVSYASEPEAHYVLVSTAEGNGEDDPYEFRSFRIVDGVITEEDVQVVEEYPA from the coding sequence ATGCTGACCATCACCCGAGAACTGCGCGACCGCATCGTGGCCCACGCCCGCGCCGACCACCCGGACGAGGCCTGCGGCGTGGTCGCCGGGCCCGAGGGCAGCGGCCGGCCCGAGCGGTTCGTCCCGATGCTCAACGCGGCCCGCTCGCCCACCTTCTACGAGTTCGACTCCGGCGACCTGCTCAAGCTGTACCGCGAGATGGACGACCGCGACGAGGTGCCGGTGATCGTCTACCACTCGCACACCGCCACCGAGGCCTACCCCTCGCGCACCGACGTCAGCTACGCCTCCGAGCCCGAGGCGCACTACGTGCTGGTCTCCACCGCCGAGGGCAACGGCGAGGACGACCCCTACGAGTTCCGCTCGTTCCGCATCGTGGACGGTGTGATCACGGAGGAAGACGTGCAGGTCGTGGAGGAGTACCCCGCCTGA
- a CDS encoding molybdopterin converting factor small subunit has translation MAIEVRIPTILRPYTDGAKAVEGTGNNLGELFQDLDSRHPGIAERLLDAGELRRFVNVYLNDEDVRFLEGISTAVADGDSVTILPAVAGGMK, from the coding sequence ATGGCCATCGAGGTCCGCATCCCGACCATCCTCCGCCCGTACACCGACGGCGCCAAGGCCGTCGAAGGTACCGGCAACAACCTCGGCGAGCTGTTCCAGGACCTCGACAGCCGCCACCCCGGCATCGCCGAGCGCCTTCTCGACGCCGGCGAGCTGCGCCGCTTCGTGAACGTCTACCTGAACGACGAGGACGTCCGCTTCCTCGAGGGCATCAGCACCGCCGTCGCCGACGGCGACAGCGTCACCATCCTCCCCGCCGTCGCCGGCGGCATGAAGTAA
- a CDS encoding cysteine synthase, with protein MRYDSPLEAVGNTPLVRLPHMSAAVPGNADGLVSLWAKLEDRNPTGSIKDRPALHMIERAEADGRLTPGCTILEPTSGNTGISLAMAAKLKGYRMVCVMPENTSEERRELLRMWGAEIIPSPAAGGSNTAVRIAKEIAAEHPDWVMLYQYGNPDNAGAHYAGTGPEILADLPTVTHFVAGLGTTGTLMGVGRYLREKVPGVQIVAAEPRYDDLVYGLRNLDEGFVPELYDAKVLTTRFSVGSADAVRRTRELLQHEGIFAGVSTGAILHAAIGVARKAAKAGERADVVFVVADGGWKYLSTGIYTAESTEAAVEALQGQLWA; from the coding sequence ATGCGCTACGACAGCCCCCTGGAGGCCGTCGGCAACACCCCGCTGGTACGGCTGCCGCACATGTCGGCAGCCGTGCCCGGCAACGCCGACGGCCTGGTGAGCCTGTGGGCCAAGCTGGAGGATCGCAACCCCACCGGCTCGATCAAGGACCGCCCGGCCCTGCACATGATCGAGCGCGCCGAGGCCGACGGCAGGCTCACCCCGGGCTGCACCATCCTCGAGCCCACCAGCGGCAACACCGGCATCTCCCTCGCCATGGCGGCCAAGCTCAAGGGCTACCGCATGGTGTGCGTCATGCCGGAGAACACCAGCGAGGAGCGGCGCGAGCTGCTCCGCATGTGGGGCGCCGAGATCATCCCCTCGCCGGCCGCCGGCGGCTCCAACACCGCCGTGCGGATCGCCAAGGAGATCGCCGCCGAGCACCCCGACTGGGTCATGCTCTACCAGTACGGCAACCCCGACAACGCCGGCGCGCACTACGCCGGCACCGGCCCCGAGATCCTCGCCGACCTGCCGACCGTCACCCACTTCGTGGCCGGCCTCGGCACCACCGGCACCCTGATGGGCGTCGGCCGCTACCTGCGCGAGAAGGTCCCCGGCGTGCAGATCGTCGCCGCCGAGCCCCGCTACGACGACCTCGTCTACGGCCTGCGCAACCTCGACGAGGGCTTCGTCCCCGAGCTCTACGACGCCAAGGTGCTCACCACCCGCTTCAGCGTCGGCTCCGCGGACGCCGTCCGACGCACCCGCGAGCTGCTCCAGCACGAGGGCATCTTCGCCGGCGTCTCCACCGGCGCCATCCTGCACGCCGCGATCGGCGTCGCCCGCAAGGCCGCCAAGGCCGGCGAACGGGCCGACGTGGTCTTCGTCGTCGCCGACGGCGGCTGGAAGTACCTGTCCACCGGCATTTACACCGCCGAGTCGACCGAGGCCGCGGTCGAGGCGCTGCAGGGCCAGCTCTGGGCCTGA
- a CDS encoding ribonuclease BN (tRNA processing enzyme), with the protein MKLTVVGCSGSFPSADSPCSSYLVEADGYRLVVDLGNGALGALQKYTGLYDVDAVLLSHLHADHCIDLCAYWVARNYRIEGCPAPLPVYGPHGTAERLARAYDMPEEPGMKEVFDFRPLGNRSFDLGPLRITSAQVNHLDTEAYGFRIEHGGASLAYSGDTGECADLVDLARDTDLFLCEAAYTDGKETFQAIHLNGREAGEHAAAAGTGRLVLTHIPPWTDAEQNRRDAAEAFTGPVELAAPGAVWEL; encoded by the coding sequence ATGAAACTGACCGTGGTGGGGTGCTCGGGGAGCTTCCCGTCCGCCGACTCGCCCTGCTCCAGCTACCTCGTCGAGGCCGACGGATACCGCCTGGTCGTCGACCTCGGCAACGGCGCCCTCGGCGCGCTGCAGAAGTACACCGGCCTCTACGACGTCGACGCCGTCCTGCTCAGCCACCTGCACGCCGACCACTGCATCGACCTCTGCGCCTACTGGGTCGCCCGCAACTACCGGATCGAGGGCTGCCCCGCGCCCCTCCCCGTCTACGGACCGCACGGCACTGCCGAACGCCTCGCCCGCGCCTACGACATGCCGGAGGAACCCGGCATGAAGGAGGTCTTCGACTTCCGCCCGCTCGGCAACCGCAGCTTCGACCTCGGCCCGCTGCGCATCACCAGCGCCCAGGTCAACCACCTGGACACCGAGGCCTACGGCTTCCGGATCGAGCACGGCGGAGCCTCCCTCGCCTACTCCGGCGACACCGGCGAGTGCGCCGACCTGGTCGACCTCGCCCGCGACACCGACCTGTTCCTCTGCGAGGCCGCCTACACCGACGGCAAGGAGACCTTCCAGGCCATCCACCTCAACGGACGCGAGGCCGGCGAGCACGCTGCCGCCGCCGGCACCGGCCGCCTCGTGCTCACCCACATCCCGCCGTGGACCGACGCCGAGCAGAACCGCCGCGACGCCGCCGAGGCCTTCACCGGCCCCGTCGAACTCGCCGCCCCCGGTGCCGTCTGGGAGCTCTGA
- a CDS encoding branched chain amino acid aminotransferase: MVTTEASTIWFDGALVPWHEARVHVLTHGLHYGTGVLEGTRVFGTAEGPAVFRLEDHLRRLVRSSHMLRMPLPYGVEELAKGTVELLRANGQGACYVRHFAFLGDGAMGLDMRGAGTRTVIASWEWPEQAPGRPLRLKTSSWRRTDPNSVPPAAKATGPYLNSVLARREATDAGYDEALLLASDGSVSECSAENVFAVRDGVLRTPPVAAGALEGITQDTVLALAWDLGVEVRVERLLRSDLYAADEVFVCGTAAGIVPVGSLDDRELAAAPGAVTARVAELYRAAVSGAEPRYGRWLTRV; the protein is encoded by the coding sequence ATGGTGACGACGGAGGCTTCGACGATCTGGTTCGACGGCGCGCTGGTGCCCTGGCACGAGGCGCGGGTGCACGTGCTGACGCACGGCCTGCACTACGGAACGGGAGTGCTGGAGGGCACCCGGGTGTTCGGGACGGCGGAGGGGCCTGCGGTGTTCCGGCTGGAGGACCACCTGCGCCGGCTGGTGCGCAGCTCGCACATGCTGCGGATGCCGTTGCCGTACGGCGTCGAGGAGTTGGCGAAGGGCACGGTGGAGCTGCTCCGGGCGAACGGTCAGGGCGCCTGCTACGTACGGCACTTCGCGTTCCTGGGGGACGGCGCGATGGGCCTGGACATGCGGGGTGCCGGGACGCGGACGGTGATCGCGTCCTGGGAGTGGCCGGAGCAGGCGCCGGGGCGTCCACTGCGGCTGAAGACCAGCAGCTGGCGGCGGACGGATCCGAACAGTGTGCCGCCGGCGGCCAAGGCGACCGGCCCGTACCTGAATTCGGTGCTGGCGCGGCGGGAGGCGACGGACGCCGGGTACGACGAGGCGCTGCTGCTGGCCTCGGACGGTTCGGTGAGCGAGTGCAGTGCGGAGAACGTGTTCGCGGTGCGGGACGGGGTGCTGCGGACGCCGCCGGTGGCGGCGGGGGCGCTGGAGGGGATCACCCAGGACACCGTGCTGGCACTGGCCTGGGACCTGGGGGTCGAGGTGCGGGTGGAGCGGCTGCTGCGCTCGGACCTGTACGCGGCGGACGAGGTGTTCGTGTGCGGGACGGCGGCGGGGATCGTGCCGGTGGGTTCGCTGGACGACCGGGAGCTGGCGGCGGCGCCCGGCGCGGTGACGGCGCGGGTGGCGGAGCTGTACCGGGCGGCGGTGTCGGGCGCGGAGCCGCGGTACGGGCGGTGGCTGACCCGGGTGTGA